The stretch of DNA CACAAGAATAATTTATCATACCGGTCAATATTAATGTGTTCAGGTGCCATCATTAACCTTCTAACTTGACTACAAATTTGTCAAAATGGAAACATATAAATATAAGTAGCTCAGAGCTAGCATAGTGGTAGCAACCAAGCAGGTCAGGGAAAGAAATCTGCAACAAATATGCAGCAAGAAAACAGCTCAACACAGACCACTGGTCTAGTTACACACTCATTCTCCTTCAGCAAGGTTGGTTCTTAATCGGTCTTACAATAATAGTAACTCATGCCATTATTAATAGCCAGAAAAAAGATCTGCATTTTGATTGCTCCACACATATCAGATTCTTTGCTTGATGTTTCTCCAAACAGGACTCTCCTAAAGTCCAGGCTTAAATTTATCAATGCCTGTGCCATTAAGTAAATTGTGAAGGTCGATCCGTATTCCAGCACACACTAAGAGCTGCATGATTGTTGCATACACTTCAGTAACCCACTGCACTCTTCTACCAACATTTTCTCTTCTATTCGAGATCAAAGAGCAGGGTTCGAAATCCGGCCAGCTAGCGTTGGAGCTACAGTTCTATTTTCTGCTACTTATGAATTTTTCAATCCCTTTTTGCTCCTGTATGTTGTTTGATGTTGAAAACTCTAGAGAGTTTCAACGAAAGAGAGAATTTGTTCAGATTAGGAATAGTAACCAGCCCTGCTCCAGAAAGAATTTGGTCAGATTAAGAATTTGGCCACATATAGAACATAATTGAGTGACTTTGACAGTACCGTACGTGTGGTTGCAGTCAGGCAACTAGTTGAGTGGCTGGTGACTCCCTCCAGAGTCTGGCCACAAATTTGTATGAACCAGACTTGAGCGAATTCCCTGAAGGATGGGTACTTTTGCCATAGACACCATGAGTCTGTATGCACTGCTTTTCCAGCGAGACAGCTCGTTCATCCAGCATGTGTTGCGCAACCAATCTCTTGCTCACACTCATATGTATAAGCATCTTTTCATTCTTTGCAAGTGGTGCAGTACAAAACCAGCATGAGCATGCCCATGGTGGCGGCTGCATCCCCGCTGACAGGGCCGCCTTGCTCTCCTTCAAAAAGGGCATTACAAGCGACAACGCCAACCGCCTCGCCTCGTGGCACGGACTGGACTGCTGCCGGTGGAGAGGCATCAGTTGCAGCAACCGAACTGGCCATGTCATCAAGCTTCATCTTCACAATCCGGATGTGACGTTCGACCCCACTGGGTTCTATGATGCATATGAAGATGCCAATGCTTTGTTCGGCGAGATAAGTCCCTCTCTACTTTCCTTGAAGCATCTAGAGCACCTGGACCTTAGCATGAACTGTTTACTAGGGCCAAATAACCAAGTTCCTCATTTACTGGGCTCCATGGGGAACTTGAGATACCTTAACCTCTCTGGCATACCATATTCAACGGTAGAGTGCCTTCTCAGCTTGGTAATCTGTCTAAGTTGCAGTATCTTGACCTTGGCCAAACTGGTGAATATTCATATTCAGATGTGTACTCAACAGACATCACCTGGTTAAGAAAGCTATCTTTCCTGAAGTTCCTTAGCATGAGGGGAATAACACTAAAAGGGATAGCTGACTGGCCTCATACCCTGAATATGGTTCCATCTCTGAGGATTATTGATCTTTCTGCTTGTTCACTTGATAGTGCAAACCAATCACTTCCGCACCTTAATCTCACAAAACTTGAGAAGCTTGACCTCTCCTGGAATTACTTTGAGCACTCACTTGGATCTTGCTGGTTTTGGAAAGCCACAAGCCTCAACTACCTCGATCTTGGGTGGAACTTACTATTCGGCAAGTTCCCTGACACACTAGAAAACATGACGTCCCTTCAAGTCCTTGATGTTTCACATAATTGGAACGTGGACTTGATGATGACAGGAAAACTTAAGACTCCTTGCAGTTTGGAAATCATTGACCTCTCTGATATTTGCATGAACGGAGTCTTTCAGGTGTTGCTGGAGAGTTTGCCGCAATGCACATGGAAAAAATTGAAGGAGTTGGATTTAAGTTCCAACAATATCACTGGAACTCTGCCAAACTTTATCAGTGACTTCATGAGGTTGAGCATACTAAGCCTCTCCATAAACAACCTTGTTGGACCTATACCACCACAGATTGGGAATTTGACATGTCTGACTTCTTTAGACCTCTCCAACAATCACCTCAATGGAAATATACCACCTGAACTCGGTGCCCTTACCACTTTGACTTATTTGGACATAAGTATTAACGACCTCACCGGGTGTATACCACCCGAGCTTGGGAATTTGAGGTTTTTGACCACTCTTTACCTCCGGGCCAACAAAATTGCTGGACCTGTACCACCACATCTTGGAAATTTGACCTATCTAACCTACCTTGAGCTCAGCTACAATCACCTCACCGGAAGTATACCAGCTGAGCTTGGGAATTTGATGTATTTGACTGCACTTGACCTCTCGAATAACAACATCACTGCTCCTATACCACCAGAGCTTATGCATTCAACTAGCCTAGCCTATCTAGACCTCTCCAACAATCATCTCAATGGAAGTGTACCCACTGAAATAGGTTCTCTTATTAATCTGATCTATCTGGACCTAAGGAACAATAGATTTATTGGTGTGATCACtattagaataaatccgaggcataccgtcgatcatccgaggaccaagcaatcacacgagcacgacaccgagatttgttaacgaggttcaccgacatggctacatccccggggcctgactatgggcgctcctccccatgacaccgctacaataccgcacccggtcgccctggacaccggcacatgccgccggcttcccctgcatttcggtgctattatgttggcataggttacatcgtgtgtctagccccgctatatatgagaggcctaggatacaagtgtcctactaggacacgactccatatcctgTCTACACACCGTACGATtccaagtccaactgtaacctaacttgtacaataatattcgacacaattCTAACAATCACGGAAGAACACTTTGCAAATCTAACAAGTTTAAACAAAATAGACTTGTCTTCCAACAATTTGAAGATTGTACTGAATTCAGATTGGTGCCCTCCCTTTACGTTGGACTTTGCATGGTTTCGATCTTGCCAGATTGGTCCTCTTTTTCCACCTTGGCTTCAACGGCTGAAAACCAATGCACTTGACATTTCAAGCAACGCTCTTAAGGGCGAGATTCCTGATTGGTTTTGGCCTGCATTTTCAAATGCCACATATATGGACATCTCTAACAACCAAATAAGTGGCAGCTTGCCAACACATCTGGATGGCATGGCTTTCGATCAGCTCTATCTCAGTTCCAACCGGCTTACTGGACCAATACCTACTTTGCCAATAAATATCACCCTATTAGACATCTCCAACAATACATTTTCAGAAACAATACCATCAAACCTTGAAGCCTCACAACTTGAAGTATTGTGTATGCATTCAAATCAAATTGGTGGCTACATTCCAGAATCCATTTGCAAATTGGAACAACTAAAGTATCTGGATTTGTCGAACAATAATTTGGAGGGTGGAATTCCTCAATGTCCTGACATCCACAATATAGAATATCTAATACTCAGCAACAACAGTTTATCAGGAAAAATTCCAGCACTTTTAGAGAACAACACACGTCTGCAGTTTTTGGATCTGGCATGGAATAACTTCTCTGGAAGATTGCCTACATGGATATGGAAGCTGGCCAATTTACGTTTTCTCATACTGAGCCACAATAAATTTTCTGATAGTATTCCAGTCGACGTAACAAAGCTTGTGCGCCTTCAATACTTGGATTTATCAGGCAATAGGTTCTTTGGTGCAATACCTTGTCATCTGTCGAACCTAACATTTAGGAGAACATTACAAGAGGAATACATGGATACGTATGATCTTCTCCTACATGATCCCAGTGAATTTGCGATCGGAATTGGGCCTCAAGAACTAGGACAAATATTGTCAGTAAATACAAAAGGCCAGCATCTTATATATCACAGGACACTTGAATATTTTGTGGGCATtgatttatcatgcaactccttgaCTGGTGAAATTCCTACAGACATCACTTCACTTGATGCACTAGTGAATTTGAATTTATCATCAAACCAGTTGAGTGGACAAATTCCAAACATGATTGGCGCCATGCAGTCATTAGAATCACTCGACCTCTCTCAGAATAAGCTTTCTGGTGAAATCCCATCGAGCTTGTCAAATCTGACATCTCTGAGCTACCTGGACCTGTCCTACAACAGTTTGTCTGGCAGGATACCCTCTGGCCCCCAACTTGACACCCTCAGTGCTGAAAACCAGTCACTTATGTACATCGGCAACAGTGGACTTTGTGGGCCTCCTGTGCACAAGAATTGTTCAGGAAATGATCCTTCCATCCGTGGCGATCTCGAAAGCAGCAAGGCAGAATTTGAGCCATTGACCTTTTATTTTGGTCTTGTGCTGGGATTTGTGGTGGGGCTTTGGATGGTGTTTTGTGCACTGCTGTTCAAGAAGACATGGAGAATTGCTTGTTTCCGGCTCTTCGACGAGGTGTACGATCAAGTCTATGTATTTGTGGTTGTGAAGTGGGCAAGCTTCGCAAAGAAAATAGATGAAGACTAACCAATTTCTCTTAAGGAGGTAGTGTTTGTACTGCAACGTATTGAATGAGAGCTCTGGACTATTAACCAGGGTGTGGAAAACCTCCAGCAACATATGTTATATCGTGCGCCTTGTTTGTACCCTCTAAATAAGATGAAGATGTCTAGTTGTTGTGACGCATTTATGACTTTACTATTGTCGAACTATTGTGGTAAATGTAAGACCTCAGAATTGTTTAGTTATTCAGATACATGTAGGACCTTACTATTCTTCTGGGTTGTAATAATCATGGGGGTCTTCCCCTGAATAATTTCAACACTTTTCTGTTGTAGACATCCCTGCAAAACTTCAGTTTATAAACTTGTAGCTGTAATCTGTGATACTTTATTCCAGCGGCCCCCTGGCCTCAACATAGCTCCGCCACTGCTGAATACAACTAAAGGTGGCCGATGAGGCGATGAGCGGACAAAAGAGTTGAATACAACTAAAGGAGCCTGATGAAAAACTTTGGACCGTAATATTTGGGGAGCGACAGCCGGGGCCTGCCCTCAGATTAAATAGTTGATGGCCTGAAGAGCGGATAATCTGAAGAAGACAAATACTAAAAGGACTATTTATGAAGAAGAATGCAACAAACTGATGCTAGTTAAGTAGGAGTAACAATGATGGGTGAAACTGAACACATATGGTACTCAGCAGTGGCCAGGGGCCATAATGTTCACATCTTGCCATCAGCTTTTATCATGTCACGATGCACTGGAGGCAGAGATTCTGCTTTAATTGAAAGTTTGGCGCTGGCTAGATAATGGAGTAATCTTCCCATTGTAGTTGAGTGACTCAACTTGACTCAGACTGTTTGGAAACAGAGATAGATGAAGATTTGCTTTCTTAATTCATGAATTCGGACACAGCATGgcaggacagaacactagtattaCTCATGTGCGTTGATGTCAAAACTCTGTAAAGCTATATACTGGTGATCTATGGTAGAACTCAACAGCGCACTGTCGTCTTGTTAGGTGGTCAAACTGAATTTAACCTGTCATATGAGTAATACAAGTATTTGACGCAAAAAGGGAAATCGGGGAGCAATCCTTTGTCAAAAAGAAAAGGTAATCCCGACACGGTGCATGGGCAATTATTTTTGGTGGCGATTATTTTTCAGTCTACTTTGACTTTGGTGGCGATTGCTGTGTTATTCTGCCTGATGGATAAGCTTCTGACAATTAAGTGAAGTAGCTAGCTTAAGTGACTAACTACGGGTGAAGCTTATCCTTAACAAAAGATGCAATGAAGTGTCACGCCTGATGCTGTACGTTGGCGCAACTCAAGTGTGTGTGAGTTAATTAGGTGAGGGTGTGGGGCTGCGTGCCAGCTGGGGTGAGAGTACGAGAGTACGAGAGTACTTAGTCTGGGGTGCCTCCAAATGTGTGCAGTAGAAATATCATTGAGTGCGCAATCCACAAAATGTTGAATTTAACAAGATTTAGACTCGGGCATGTGTAATTTGTTATTCTAAATGACGGGTATACAGAGAAATAAGTAAGAGAAATGATTGAAGAGAAATtagctactccctctgttcctaagtACAAGACCTTTTAGGGATTTCACTATAGACTATATACGGAGCAAAATAAATGGATCTACACACTAAAGTATGTTTATATACATTCGTATGTAGTTTGTAGTGGAATatctaaaaggtcttatatttaggaacggagggagtaaccaGCAATTGCTCCAGAAGGTGCTATCTCTTCCGAAATTGGGTTTTCCATCATCCTGTGCACCAACTTCCAAACCAAAATTGGCACAACAATCATCTAACAAACAATGTTCTGGTGTAGTCACTCACTCGTTCCCCTTCAGCAAGGTCAGTTATTAATTAAGACTGCAAATAGGACACTTCTAATAATCAGGCTTCATAGTGAGGCAGAGACTTGATTAAACTTATCAATGTCTGTGCCATTAAGTAGCATAATTGTTGCATACAGTGCAGCCATCCGCCAATTTCTTTCTACCAGCGTTTCTTTCTTCTGTTTGAGATCAAGAGCAGGGTTCAAAATTCGGCCAGCTAGTGTTGGAGCTACAGTTTTACCGGCTGAGGTATGTCATTATTGTGATGTAAGAATGTGCATTAACTGTAGGTCATACAACGAAACGAAGATTACGGCATTCAAAAGTTTTGCATTTATATTACGTACTAGCTTATTTTCGTACACATGTATGAAGCCTTGCGGTTAATCAATTATAGTTGACTGTACATAAAAATTTCTACTACTACACTACACCTCAAACAGGGTAAATAGGTATATTTTGCGCACCCATACATATACTGTACTAAAACAGAAAAAATGGATGCAATAGGTCAAGATGAAATAttttacattgtttccatgatCAGACTGAATATAAAATATCACCTGACAGGTAAGAAAACAGAGAAGTCACACTGGGACTACAAAGCATTACATAGAGCACTTGGCAAGAAACATAACAGAGTGTAATGCTTGAACTCTGATGAAATTGTTAATTTAAGCTTTAAACACCATTGTATAGAAGCTTTATCAATGGTGTAATGCTGTAGCGCCAGGGTACATGAATCTGAAGAAACCTAACCCTTATGTAAAAGAGCCCAAAGCCTACTGTTTAGAAAATTACAAGTCCCGCTAAGATAAACTCAGTAAAAAGTCAATCTGCTAACACAAATTAATTAGTAACGCATAACCAAAACTGAGAAAAACGTTCTCATGAAGCCAATCCGCAGAGCCCAAATCAAGTCATCAAGTAATGGCTCGCCAACAAACAAATGATAACAGATAAAGCAAGACCATATATTTGCTGCACCAAGATGATGTTAGTGAGACGACTAGAACCAAAACAAATAAAATCCTTTTAACATGTAATCAAACCAAGGAGAATGGATGTATATAAAATAAGCAACGATCATACCATGTAATCTAATACTGTGGACTTTTGATAAGAAAACATTTAGTAAAACAAAGAAATTTCCGAGGCAGAGTATCTGTATGAGTGGAAACCTATGGCGATTAGTTTGAAAGCTCACATAATTAAGCATATCTTTACAATCAGCAATCTGAAGATTCAGTTGTTGGGGCTTAGGACTATGGATAGATGACTATGGACACATATTGGGTCTTAAGACTACCAATAGGCAACCATACAGCAAGATACACAATCAGGAAACATTACGATCTCAGTTCAGTTTATATGATTTCTTATAGTCAAGGTGTGTGTTCCAGTTTCGAAATTACCCCAAAAATATATGTGTTATATGTGATGAAATAACTTAGGAAAGAAGCTCAACACGTATTCCAGCGCTCACTAACAGTTGCATAATTTTCCATCCAATGCAGCAACCAACTTCTTTCTTCTAGCAACATGTATTTCTTTTGTTTGGGACCAAGGGCATGCTTCAAAATCCGGCCAACTATCGTAGAAGCTACAGTCTTACCGGCTAATTTGTGCTACTAATGCTCCTTTCAATCCCTTTTTGCTTGCTGGATCTTGGCATAAGAATAATTTAGCCAACAGGTATTCTACAAAAATAGAGTATGTAACAAACAGCAGTGTCCCGTATCCAAACTGGCACAACAATCATCAAACAAACAACAGTTTATATACACAtgcaaaagaagaagaaaaatcatACATACTGGTCAATATTTATTTGCTTAGGTGCCATCATCAAGCCTTCTACTTGTTGCAACTTGACTACAAGTTCCACATAATGGGAACTTATAAATATAGAGCTAGCATAGTGGTAGCACCTAGCAGGTGAAGAAGAGAAATCTTCATtccatatgcaacaggaaaacaGCTCACCACAAACCACTAGTTACTCGCTCATTCTCCTTCAGCAAGGTTGGTTCTTAATTGGTCATACTAAAATAGTAACCCCTGTCCTATTTTTGATTAAAATAACCCCTGTCATTAGCTAGCCAGAAATAAGTTCTGCATTTTGATGATTGTGGGCTTGTGGCTAGGGGCTACTCCATAGATCTGATCCTTCGATGTTTCTCCAAACAGGACCCTTATAAAACTCAGATTCAAAGTAGGGGAGGCAGAGGCCTGCTTAAATATATCAATGCCCGTGCCATTAAGTAAGTTGCAAAGCTCAATCAGTATAaacttcaaaaaaaaaaaaaactcaaCACGTATTCCAAAGCTCATGGCGCAGACAGCTGCCTTGACGGCACCTTTTGATGATTGTGGGCTTGTGGCTTGGGGGTGCTCCATAGATCTGATTCTTCGATGTTTCTCCAAACAGGACCTTATAAAATTCAGGCTAAAATAACCCCTGTCATTAGCTTCGTGTTGGGCCTGCTAAATATATCAATGCCCGTGCCATTAAGTAAGTTGCAAAGCTCAATCAGTATAAACCTCAAATAAAAAAGAAGCTCAACACGTATTCCAGCGCTCACTAACAGTTGCATAATTTTCCATCCAATGCAGCAACCAACTTCTTTCTTCTAGCAACATTTATTTCTTTTGTTTGGGACCAAGGGCATGCTTCAAAATCCGGCCAACTATCGTAGAAGCTATAGTCTTACCAGCTAATTTGTGCTACTAATGCTCCTTGCAATCCAGTTTAAACATATAAAACTATAGGGTTTCAGCGAAATTGCAAAACAAAATTTTGGTCAGGTTTGGAGTAGTACCTAGTCGAGTGCACGCCACATATACAGCAGGATCAATTGACTTTGATGCCAACGGTACAGTGCGGTTGCAGTCAGGAGTCAGCCAACTAGTGGAGTAGTTGGTGACTCCCATCACAGATGGGCACAAAATATTGTATAGTTGTATGATACAATATTGTATATTGTATGATTGAACAAGCATCCACGGGGACTTTGACAAGTTATGGACATATATACCTCTGGTACATAACTAAATACTAACACCCAGCTAGACAACTCAATCATTCATTCACCATGCGTCGCACAATCAATCTCTTGCTCGCTCTCATCAGCATAAGCATCTTTTCGTTCTTCACAAATGATGCACTACA from Triticum urartu cultivar G1812 chromosome 3, Tu2.1, whole genome shotgun sequence encodes:
- the LOC125542451 gene encoding LOW QUALITY PROTEIN: receptor-like protein EIX2 (The sequence of the model RefSeq protein was modified relative to this genomic sequence to represent the inferred CDS: deleted 2 bases in 1 codon), which codes for MHCFSSETARSSSMCCATNLLLTLICISIFSFFASGAVQNQHEHAHGGGCIPADRAALLSFKKGITSDNANRLASWHGLDCCRWRGISCSNRTGHVIKLHLHNPDVTFDPTGFYDAYEDANALFGEISPSLLSLKHLEHLDLSMNCLLGPNNQVPHLLGSMGNLRYLNLSGIPFNGRVPSQLGNLSKLQYLDLGQTGEYSYSDVYSTDITWLRKLSFLKFLSMRGITLKGIADWPHTLNMVPSLRIIDLSACSLDSANQSLPHLNLTKLEKLDLSWNYFEHSLGSCWFWKATSLNYLDLGWNLLFGKFPDTLENMTSLQVLDVSHNWNVDLMMTGKLKTPCSLEIIDLSDICMNGVFQVLLESLPQCTWKKLKELDLSSNNITGTLPNFISDFMRLSILSLSINNLVGPIPPQIGNLTCLTSLDLSNNHLNGNIPPELGALTTLTYLDISINDLTGCIPPELGNLRFLTTLYLRANKIAGPVPPHLGNLTYLTYLELSYNHLTGSIPAELGNLMYLTALDLSNNNITAPIPPELMHSTSLAYLDLSNNHLNGSVPTEIGSLINLIYLDLRNNRFIGVITEEHFANLTSLNKIDLSSNNLKIVLNSDWCPPFTLDFAWFRSCQIGPLFPPWLQRLKTNALDISSNALKGEIPDWFWPAFSNATYMDISNNQISGSLPTHLDGMAFDQLYLSSNRLTGPIPTLPINITLLDISNNTFSETIPSNLEASQLEVLCMHSNQIGGYIPESICKLEQLKYLDLSNNNLEGGIPQCPDIHNIEYLILSNNSLSGKIPALLENNTRLQFLDLAWNNFSGRLPTWIWKLANLRFLILSHNKFSDSIPVDVTKLVRLQYLDLSGNRFFGAIPCHLSNLTFRRTLQEEYMDTYDLLLHDPSEFAIGIGPQELGQILSVNTKGQHLIYHRTLEYFVGIDLSCNSLTGEIPTDITSLDALVNLNLSSNQLSGQIPNMIGAMQSLESLDLSQNKLSGEIPSSLSNLTSLSYLDLSYNSLSGRIPSGPQLDTLSAENQSLMYIGNSGLCGPPVHKNCSGNDPSIRGDLESSKAEFEPLTFYFGLVLGFVVGLWMVFCALLFKKTWRIACFRLFDEVYDQVYVFVVVKWASFAKKIDED